A region from the Antennarius striatus isolate MH-2024 chromosome 22, ASM4005453v1, whole genome shotgun sequence genome encodes:
- the lrp6 gene encoding low-density lipoprotein receptor-related protein 6 isoform X1 has product MGVALRALLLSTFCSLVRAVPLLLYANRRDLRLVDAAQGKANSTVVVGGLEDAAAVDYVYARGLIYWSDVSEEAIKRTAFNQTGAGAVETVVPGLASPDGLACDWLGSKLYWTDSDTNRIEVAELDGTLRKVLFWQELDQPRAIALDPERGFMYWTDWGEVPKIERAGMDGTNRSLLVDKDIYWPNGLTLDYQQLKLYWADAKHNFIHRCDLDGSNREVVVKGELPHPFALTLDQDTLFWTDWNTHSIHACSKHTGGGQRVVHADIFSPMDIHVFSASRQKLVPIPCSQDNGGCSHLCLLAPATPFYRCACPTGVQLLEDERTCRDGATQMLLLARRTDLRRISLDTPDFTDVILQVEDIRHAIAIDYDPVEGFVYWTDDDVKAIRRARLDGSDSHFLVTSQVNHPDGIAVDWIARNLYWTDTGTDRIEVTRLNGTMRKILISEDLDEPRAIVLDPVAGYMYWTDWGEVPKIERADLDGLERVVLVNTSLGWPNGLALDYEQRALYWGDAKTDKIEVMNMDGSGRRVLVEDKLPHIFGFTLLGDFIYWTDWQRRSIERVHKRTAERQVIIDQLPDLMGLKAAHVGHAPGTNPCAEDNGGCSHLCLFKPGGVACGCPIGLELVSDQRTCIVPEAFLLFSRHTDIRRISLETNNNNVAIPLTGVREASALDFDVTDNRIYWTDITLKTISRAFMNGSALEHVVEFGLDYPEGMAVDWLGKNLYWADTGTNRIEVAKLDGQHRQVLVWKDLDSPRALALDPAQGYMYWTEWGGKPKIDRAAMDGTGRTTLVADVGRANGLTIDYAERRLYWTDLDTTLIESSNMLGEEREVIADDLPHPFGLTQYQDYIYWTDWSQRSIERANKSSGGNRTVIQGHLDYVMDILVFHSSRQGGWNACASTNGHCSHLCLAVPVSSFVCSCPAHFSLNNDNKTCSAPTSFLLFSQKTAISRMVVDEQQSPDIILPIHSLRSVRALDYDPLDRQLYWIDSKQNVIRRAQEDGNQSTTVVSGAPPGPGQGLQLYDLSIDVYSRFIYWTSEVTNVINVTRTDGSRVGVVLRGEHDKPRAIVVNPERGYLYFTNLLERSPKIERAALDGTEREVLFFSGLGKPVALAVDNAVGKLFWVDSDLRRIESSDLSGANRVVLADSNILQPVGLTVFGRHLYWIDKQQQMIERIDKTTREGRTKIQARIAYLSDIHAVQQLDMRDYGKHPCTWDNGGCSHICIVKGDGTTRCSCPVHLVLLQDELSCGEPPTCSPEQFSCASGEVDCIPQAWRCDGYPECDDSSDEDDCPVCSDAEFQCDSRQCIELRLHCNGEANCQDRSDESKCEVRCPPDQFTCSNGQCIGKHKKCDHNSDCTDNSDEIGCYPTEEPPAPPNNTIVSIVGVVMTLFVVGAVYFVCQRVLCPQMKDDGETVTNDFVVHGPSTVPLGYVPHPSSLSSSLPGRTRCRGPAHGPRGGAHLVFPSAGMSRGKSVIGSLSIMGGSSGPPYDRAHVTGASSSSSSSTKGTYFPPILNPPPSPATVRSQYTMEFGYSSNSPSTHRSYSYRPYTYRHFAPPTTPCSTDVCDSDYTPGRRAPLKAGGAGAKGYTSDLNYDSEPFPPPPTPRSQYLSAEENCESCPPSPYTERSYSHHLYPPPPSPCTDSS; this is encoded by the exons ATGGGAGTCGCGCTGCGGGCGCTGCTGTTGTCGACTTTTTGTTCGCTCGTCAGAG CGGTGCCCCTGCTGCTCTACGCTAACAGACGGGACCTGCGTCTGGTGGACGCGGCCCAGGGGAAGGCCAACTCcacggtggtggtgggggggctggaggacGCGGCCGCCGTGGACTACGTGTACGCGCGGGGGCTGATCTACTGGAGCGACGTGAGCGAGGAGGCCATCAAACGCACCGCCTTCAACCAGACGGGGGCCGGCGCCGTGGAGACGGTGGTGCCGGGCCTGGCCTCCCCCGACGGGCTGGCCTGTGATTGGCTAGGGAGCAAACTGTACTGGACCGACTCCGACACCAACCGCATCGAGGTGGCCGAGCTGGATGGGACCCTGAGGAAGGTTCTGTTCTGGCAGGAGCTGGACCAGCCCAGGGCCATCGCCCTGGACCCCGAACGAGG GTTCATGTACTGGACAGACTGGGGGGAGGTCCCTAAGATCGAGCGGGCGGGGATGGACGGCACCAACCGCTCCCTGCTGGTGGACAAAGACATCTACTGGCCCAACGGGCTGACGCTGGACTACCAGCAGCTCAAGCTCTACTGGGCCGACGCCAAGCACAACTTCATCCACCGCTGCGACCTGGACGGCTCCAACAG GGAGGTGGTGGTCAAGGGCGAGCTGCCCCACCCATTCGCGCTGACCCTGGACCAGGACACACTGTTTTGGACCGACTGGAACACCCACTCCATCCATGCCTGCAGCAAACACACCGGGGGGGGGCAGCGCGTGGTTCACGCAGACATCTTCTCCCCCATGGACATCCACGTGTTCAGTGCCAGCCGGCAGAAACTGG TGCCCATCCCCTGCTCCCAGGACAACGGGGGctgttcacacctgtgtctgCTCGCCCCGGCCACGCCCTTTTACCGCTGCGCCTGTCCCACCGGggtccagctgctggaggacgaGAGGACCTGCAGAGACG GTGCGAcccagatgctgctgctggccCGGCGGACAGACCTGCGCCGCATCTCTCTGGACACGCCGGACTTCACGGACGTCATCCTGCAGGTGGAGGACATCCGGCACGCCATTGCCATCGACTACGACCCGGTGGAGGGTTTCGTGTACTGGACCGACGACGACGTGAAGGCCATCCGCCGCGCCAGGCTGGACGGCAGCGACTCCCACTTCCTGGTCACGTCCCAGGTCAACCATCCCGATGGCATCGCCGTGGACTGGATCGCACGCAACCTGTACTGGACCGACACCGGCACCGACCGCATCGAGGTGACCCGGCTCAACGGCACCATGCGCAAGATCCTGATCTCTGAGGACCTGGACGAGCCGCGGGCCATCGTGCTGGACCCCGTGGCAGG GTACATGTACTGGACTGACTGGGGCGAGGTGCCCAAGATCGAGCGGGCCGACCTGGACGGGCTGGAGCGGGTGGTGCTGGTCAACACCTCCCTGGGCTGGCCCAACGGGCTGGCCCTGGACTACGAGCAGCGCGCCCTCTACTGGGGGGACGCCAAGACCGACAAGATCGAG GTGATGAACATGGACGGGTCTGGGCGCCGGGTGCTGGTGGAGGACAAGCTGCCCCACATCTTCGGCTTCACGCTGCTGGGAGACTTCATCTACTGGACGGACTGGCAGCGCCGCAGCATCGAGCGCGTCCACAAGCGCACCGCTGAGCGCCAGGTCATCATCGACCAGCTGCCCGACCTCATGGGCCTGAAGGCCGCCCACGTGGGCCACGCCCCCG gtaCCAACCCGTGTGCGGAGGACAACGGGGGCTGCAGCCACCTGTGCCTGTTCAAGCCGGGGGGCGTGGCCTGCGGCTGCCCCATCGGGCTGGAGCTGGTGTCGGACCAGCGCACCTGTATCGTCCCGGAGGCCTTCCTGCTGTTCTCGCGCCACACCGACATCCGACGCATCTCCCTGgagaccaacaacaacaacgtggCCATCCCGCTGACCGGGGTCAGGGAGGCCTCCGCCCTCGACTTCGACGTCACCGACAACCGCATCTACTGGACCGACATCACCCTGAag ACCATCAGCCGGGCCTTCATGAACGGCAGCGCCCTGGAGCACGTGGTGGAGTTCGGCCTGGATTACCCAGAAGGCATGGCGGTGGACTGGCTGGGGAAGAACCTGTACTGGGCCGACACCGGGACCAACCGCATCGAGGTGGCCAAGCTGGACGGGCAGCACCGCCAGGTGCTGGTCTGGAAGGACCTGGACAGCCCCCGGGCCCTGGCCCTGGACCCGGCTCAAGG GTACATGTACTGGACGGAGTGGGGGGGGAAGCCGAAGATCGACCGGGCGGCGATGGACGGGACGGGCCGCACCACCCTGGTGGCGGACGTGGGCCGGGCCAACGGACTCACCATCGACTACGCCGAGCGGCGCCTCTACTGGACGGACCTGGACACTACGCTCATCGAGTCGTCCAACATGCTGG gtGAGGAGCGTGAGGTCATCGCTGACGACCTGCCCCACCCCTTCGGCCTGACCCAGTACCAGGACTACATCTACTGGACGGACTGGAGCCAGCGCAGCATCGAGCGGGCCAACAAGAGCAGCGGGGGCAACCGCACCGTGATCCAGGGGCACCTGGACTACGTGATGGACATCCTGGTGTTCCACTCCTCCAGGCAGGGGGGCTGGAACGCCTGTGCCTCCACCAACGGACACTGCTCGCACCTGTGCCTCGCCGTGCCCGTCAGCAGCTTTGTGTGCAGCTGCCCCGCCCACTTCTCCCTCAACAACGACAACAAGACCTGCAGCG CCCCCACCTCCTTCCTGCTGTTCAGCCAGAAGACGGCGATCAGCCGGATGGTGGTGGACGAGCAGCAGAGCCCCGACATCATCCTGCCCATCCACAGCCTGCGCAGCGTGCGGGCGCTGGACTACGACCCGCTGGACCGCCAGCTGTACTGGATCGACTCCAAGCAGAACGTCATCCGCCGCGCCCAGGAGGACGGCAACCag AGCACGACGGTGGTGTCCGGCGCCCCCCCCGGGCCGGGCCAGGGGCTGCAGCTGTACGACCTGAGCATCGACGTCTACAGCCGCTTCATCTACTGGACCAGCGAGGTCACCAACGTCATCAACGTGACGCGCACCGACGGCAGCCGCGTGGGCGTGGTCCTGAGGGGCGAGCACGACAAGCCCCGCGCCATCGTGGTCAACCCGGAGCGGGG GTACCTGTACTTCACCAACCTGCTGGAGCGCTCCCCCAAGATCGAGCGTGCGGCGCTGGACGGCACGGAGCGGGAGGTGCTGTTCTTCAGCGGGCTGGGGAAGCCCGTGGCGCTCGCCGTGGACAACGCCGTGGGGAAGCTGTTCTGGGTGGACTCCGACCTGCGGCGCATCGAGAGCAGCGACCTGTcag GGGCCAACCGGGTGGTGCTGGCGGACTCCAACATCCTGCAGCCGGTGGGGCTGACGGTGTTCGGGCGCCACCTGTACTGGATCGacaagcagcagcagatgatcGAACGCATCGACAAGACGACGCGCGAGGGCCGCACCAAGATCCAGGCGCGCATCGCCTACCTGAGCGACATCCACGCCGTGCAGCAACTGGACATGAGGGACTACG GTAAACACCCATGCACCTGGGACAACGGCGGCTGCTCCCACATCTGCATCGTGAAGGGCGACGGCACCACCCGCTGTTCCTGCCCCGTCCACCTGGTGCTGCTGCAGGACGAGCTGTCCTGTGGAG AGCCCCCCACCTGCTCGCCGGAGCAGTTCTCATGCGCGTCGGGCGAGGTGGACTGCATCCCCCAGGCGTGGCGCTGCGACGGGTACCCCGAGTGTGACGACAGCAGCGACGAGGACGACTGCCCCGTCTGCTCCGACGCCGAGTTCCAGTGCGACAGCCGCCAGTGCATCGAGCTCCGCCTCCACTGCAACGGGGAGGCCAACTGCCAGGACCGCTCCGACGAGAGCAAGTGTGAAG TGCGCTGCCCCCCCGACCAGTTCACCTGCTCTAACGGCCAGTGCATCGGCAAACACAAGAAGTGTGACCACAACTCGGACTGCACCGACAACTCCGACGAGATAGGCTGCt ACCCGACGGAGGAGCCACCGGCCCCGCCCAACAACACCATCGTGTCCATCGTAGGCGTGGTCATGACGCTGTTCGTGGTGGGCGCGGTCTACTTCGTGTGCCAGCGCGTCCTGTGTCCCCAGATGAAGGACGACGGCGAGACGGTCACCAACGACTTCGTGGTCCACGGCCCGTCCACGGTGCCGCTGGGATACGTGCCCCACCCCAGCTCGCTGTCCAGCTCGCTGCCAGGTAGGACACGCTGCCGGGGCCCCGCCCACGGGCCGAGGGGCGGGGCTCACCTTGTCTTCCCATCGGCAGGTATGTCCAGAGGGAAGTCGGTGATTGGCTCGCTGAGCATCATGGGAGGGAGCAGCGGGCCGCCGTATGACCGCGCCCACGTGACCGGAGCCtcgtccagcagctcctcctccaccaaagGGACCTACTTCCCCCCG ATCCTGaacccgcccccctcccctgctACAGTTCGCTCCCAGTACACGATGGAGTTCGGTTATTCGTCCAACAGTCCGTCCACCCACCGCTCCTACAG CTACCGGCCCTACACCTACCGCCACTTTGCCCCGCCCACCACGCCCTGCAGCACAGACGTGTGCGACAGCGACTACACGCCGGGTCGCCGGGCGCCGCTGAAGGCGGGCGGCGCCGGCGCCAAGGGCTACACCAGCGACCTGAACTACGACTCGGAGCCgttcccgcccccccccacgccccgcAGCCAGTACCTGTCGGCGGAGGAGAACTGCGAGAGCTGCCCCCCCTCGCCCTACACGGAGCGCAGCTACTCGCACCACCTGTACCCGCCGCCGCCCTCGCCCTGCACAGACTCCTCGTGA
- the lrp6 gene encoding low-density lipoprotein receptor-related protein 6 isoform X2 gives MGVALRALLLSTFCSLVRAVPLLLYANRRDLRLVDAAQGKANSTVVVGGLEDAAAVDYVYARGLIYWSDVSEEAIKRTAFNQTGAGAVETVVPGLASPDGLACDWLGSKLYWTDSDTNRIEVAELDGTLRKVLFWQELDQPRAIALDPERGFMYWTDWGEVPKIERAGMDGTNRSLLVDKDIYWPNGLTLDYQQLKLYWADAKHNFIHRCDLDGSNREVVVKGELPHPFALTLDQDTLFWTDWNTHSIHACSKHTGGGQRVVHADIFSPMDIHVFSASRQKLVPIPCSQDNGGCSHLCLLAPATPFYRCACPTGVQLLEDERTCRDGATQMLLLARRTDLRRISLDTPDFTDVILQVEDIRHAIAIDYDPVEGFVYWTDDDVKAIRRARLDGSDSHFLVTSQVNHPDGIAVDWIARNLYWTDTGTDRIEVTRLNGTMRKILISEDLDEPRAIVLDPVAGYMYWTDWGEVPKIERADLDGLERVVLVNTSLGWPNGLALDYEQRALYWGDAKTDKIEVMNMDGSGRRVLVEDKLPHIFGFTLLGDFIYWTDWQRRSIERVHKRTAERQVIIDQLPDLMGLKAAHVGHAPGTNPCAEDNGGCSHLCLFKPGGVACGCPIGLELVSDQRTCIVPEAFLLFSRHTDIRRISLETNNNNVAIPLTGVREASALDFDVTDNRIYWTDITLKTISRAFMNGSALEHVVEFGLDYPEGMAVDWLGKNLYWADTGTNRIEVAKLDGQHRQVLVWKDLDSPRALALDPAQGYMYWTEWGGKPKIDRAAMDGTGRTTLVADVGRANGLTIDYAERRLYWTDLDTTLIESSNMLGEEREVIADDLPHPFGLTQYQDYIYWTDWSQRSIERANKSSGGNRTVIQGHLDYVMDILVFHSSRQGGWNACASTNGHCSHLCLAVPVSSFVCSCPAHFSLNNDNKTCSAPTSFLLFSQKTAISRMVVDEQQSPDIILPIHSLRSVRALDYDPLDRQLYWIDSKQNVIRRAQEDGNQSTTVVSGAPPGPGQGLQLYDLSIDVYSRFIYWTSEVTNVINVTRTDGSRVGVVLRGEHDKPRAIVVNPERGYLYFTNLLERSPKIERAALDGTEREVLFFSGLGKPVALAVDNAVGKLFWVDSDLRRIESSDLSGANRVVLADSNILQPVGLTVFGRHLYWIDKQQQMIERIDKTTREGRTKIQARIAYLSDIHAVQQLDMRDYGKHPCTWDNGGCSHICIVKGDGTTRCSCPVHLVLLQDELSCGEPPTCSPEQFSCASGEVDCIPQAWRCDGYPECDDSSDEDDCPVCSDAEFQCDSRQCIELRLHCNGEANCQDRSDESKCEVRCPPDQFTCSNGQCIGKHKKCDHNSDCTDNSDEIGCYPTEEPPAPPNNTIVSIVGVVMTLFVVGAVYFVCQRVLCPQMKDDGETVTNDFVVHGPSTVPLGYVPHPSSLSSSLPGMSRGKSVIGSLSIMGGSSGPPYDRAHVTGASSSSSSSTKGTYFPPILNPPPSPATVRSQYTMEFGYSSNSPSTHRSYSYRPYTYRHFAPPTTPCSTDVCDSDYTPGRRAPLKAGGAGAKGYTSDLNYDSEPFPPPPTPRSQYLSAEENCESCPPSPYTERSYSHHLYPPPPSPCTDSS, from the exons ATGGGAGTCGCGCTGCGGGCGCTGCTGTTGTCGACTTTTTGTTCGCTCGTCAGAG CGGTGCCCCTGCTGCTCTACGCTAACAGACGGGACCTGCGTCTGGTGGACGCGGCCCAGGGGAAGGCCAACTCcacggtggtggtgggggggctggaggacGCGGCCGCCGTGGACTACGTGTACGCGCGGGGGCTGATCTACTGGAGCGACGTGAGCGAGGAGGCCATCAAACGCACCGCCTTCAACCAGACGGGGGCCGGCGCCGTGGAGACGGTGGTGCCGGGCCTGGCCTCCCCCGACGGGCTGGCCTGTGATTGGCTAGGGAGCAAACTGTACTGGACCGACTCCGACACCAACCGCATCGAGGTGGCCGAGCTGGATGGGACCCTGAGGAAGGTTCTGTTCTGGCAGGAGCTGGACCAGCCCAGGGCCATCGCCCTGGACCCCGAACGAGG GTTCATGTACTGGACAGACTGGGGGGAGGTCCCTAAGATCGAGCGGGCGGGGATGGACGGCACCAACCGCTCCCTGCTGGTGGACAAAGACATCTACTGGCCCAACGGGCTGACGCTGGACTACCAGCAGCTCAAGCTCTACTGGGCCGACGCCAAGCACAACTTCATCCACCGCTGCGACCTGGACGGCTCCAACAG GGAGGTGGTGGTCAAGGGCGAGCTGCCCCACCCATTCGCGCTGACCCTGGACCAGGACACACTGTTTTGGACCGACTGGAACACCCACTCCATCCATGCCTGCAGCAAACACACCGGGGGGGGGCAGCGCGTGGTTCACGCAGACATCTTCTCCCCCATGGACATCCACGTGTTCAGTGCCAGCCGGCAGAAACTGG TGCCCATCCCCTGCTCCCAGGACAACGGGGGctgttcacacctgtgtctgCTCGCCCCGGCCACGCCCTTTTACCGCTGCGCCTGTCCCACCGGggtccagctgctggaggacgaGAGGACCTGCAGAGACG GTGCGAcccagatgctgctgctggccCGGCGGACAGACCTGCGCCGCATCTCTCTGGACACGCCGGACTTCACGGACGTCATCCTGCAGGTGGAGGACATCCGGCACGCCATTGCCATCGACTACGACCCGGTGGAGGGTTTCGTGTACTGGACCGACGACGACGTGAAGGCCATCCGCCGCGCCAGGCTGGACGGCAGCGACTCCCACTTCCTGGTCACGTCCCAGGTCAACCATCCCGATGGCATCGCCGTGGACTGGATCGCACGCAACCTGTACTGGACCGACACCGGCACCGACCGCATCGAGGTGACCCGGCTCAACGGCACCATGCGCAAGATCCTGATCTCTGAGGACCTGGACGAGCCGCGGGCCATCGTGCTGGACCCCGTGGCAGG GTACATGTACTGGACTGACTGGGGCGAGGTGCCCAAGATCGAGCGGGCCGACCTGGACGGGCTGGAGCGGGTGGTGCTGGTCAACACCTCCCTGGGCTGGCCCAACGGGCTGGCCCTGGACTACGAGCAGCGCGCCCTCTACTGGGGGGACGCCAAGACCGACAAGATCGAG GTGATGAACATGGACGGGTCTGGGCGCCGGGTGCTGGTGGAGGACAAGCTGCCCCACATCTTCGGCTTCACGCTGCTGGGAGACTTCATCTACTGGACGGACTGGCAGCGCCGCAGCATCGAGCGCGTCCACAAGCGCACCGCTGAGCGCCAGGTCATCATCGACCAGCTGCCCGACCTCATGGGCCTGAAGGCCGCCCACGTGGGCCACGCCCCCG gtaCCAACCCGTGTGCGGAGGACAACGGGGGCTGCAGCCACCTGTGCCTGTTCAAGCCGGGGGGCGTGGCCTGCGGCTGCCCCATCGGGCTGGAGCTGGTGTCGGACCAGCGCACCTGTATCGTCCCGGAGGCCTTCCTGCTGTTCTCGCGCCACACCGACATCCGACGCATCTCCCTGgagaccaacaacaacaacgtggCCATCCCGCTGACCGGGGTCAGGGAGGCCTCCGCCCTCGACTTCGACGTCACCGACAACCGCATCTACTGGACCGACATCACCCTGAag ACCATCAGCCGGGCCTTCATGAACGGCAGCGCCCTGGAGCACGTGGTGGAGTTCGGCCTGGATTACCCAGAAGGCATGGCGGTGGACTGGCTGGGGAAGAACCTGTACTGGGCCGACACCGGGACCAACCGCATCGAGGTGGCCAAGCTGGACGGGCAGCACCGCCAGGTGCTGGTCTGGAAGGACCTGGACAGCCCCCGGGCCCTGGCCCTGGACCCGGCTCAAGG GTACATGTACTGGACGGAGTGGGGGGGGAAGCCGAAGATCGACCGGGCGGCGATGGACGGGACGGGCCGCACCACCCTGGTGGCGGACGTGGGCCGGGCCAACGGACTCACCATCGACTACGCCGAGCGGCGCCTCTACTGGACGGACCTGGACACTACGCTCATCGAGTCGTCCAACATGCTGG gtGAGGAGCGTGAGGTCATCGCTGACGACCTGCCCCACCCCTTCGGCCTGACCCAGTACCAGGACTACATCTACTGGACGGACTGGAGCCAGCGCAGCATCGAGCGGGCCAACAAGAGCAGCGGGGGCAACCGCACCGTGATCCAGGGGCACCTGGACTACGTGATGGACATCCTGGTGTTCCACTCCTCCAGGCAGGGGGGCTGGAACGCCTGTGCCTCCACCAACGGACACTGCTCGCACCTGTGCCTCGCCGTGCCCGTCAGCAGCTTTGTGTGCAGCTGCCCCGCCCACTTCTCCCTCAACAACGACAACAAGACCTGCAGCG CCCCCACCTCCTTCCTGCTGTTCAGCCAGAAGACGGCGATCAGCCGGATGGTGGTGGACGAGCAGCAGAGCCCCGACATCATCCTGCCCATCCACAGCCTGCGCAGCGTGCGGGCGCTGGACTACGACCCGCTGGACCGCCAGCTGTACTGGATCGACTCCAAGCAGAACGTCATCCGCCGCGCCCAGGAGGACGGCAACCag AGCACGACGGTGGTGTCCGGCGCCCCCCCCGGGCCGGGCCAGGGGCTGCAGCTGTACGACCTGAGCATCGACGTCTACAGCCGCTTCATCTACTGGACCAGCGAGGTCACCAACGTCATCAACGTGACGCGCACCGACGGCAGCCGCGTGGGCGTGGTCCTGAGGGGCGAGCACGACAAGCCCCGCGCCATCGTGGTCAACCCGGAGCGGGG GTACCTGTACTTCACCAACCTGCTGGAGCGCTCCCCCAAGATCGAGCGTGCGGCGCTGGACGGCACGGAGCGGGAGGTGCTGTTCTTCAGCGGGCTGGGGAAGCCCGTGGCGCTCGCCGTGGACAACGCCGTGGGGAAGCTGTTCTGGGTGGACTCCGACCTGCGGCGCATCGAGAGCAGCGACCTGTcag GGGCCAACCGGGTGGTGCTGGCGGACTCCAACATCCTGCAGCCGGTGGGGCTGACGGTGTTCGGGCGCCACCTGTACTGGATCGacaagcagcagcagatgatcGAACGCATCGACAAGACGACGCGCGAGGGCCGCACCAAGATCCAGGCGCGCATCGCCTACCTGAGCGACATCCACGCCGTGCAGCAACTGGACATGAGGGACTACG GTAAACACCCATGCACCTGGGACAACGGCGGCTGCTCCCACATCTGCATCGTGAAGGGCGACGGCACCACCCGCTGTTCCTGCCCCGTCCACCTGGTGCTGCTGCAGGACGAGCTGTCCTGTGGAG AGCCCCCCACCTGCTCGCCGGAGCAGTTCTCATGCGCGTCGGGCGAGGTGGACTGCATCCCCCAGGCGTGGCGCTGCGACGGGTACCCCGAGTGTGACGACAGCAGCGACGAGGACGACTGCCCCGTCTGCTCCGACGCCGAGTTCCAGTGCGACAGCCGCCAGTGCATCGAGCTCCGCCTCCACTGCAACGGGGAGGCCAACTGCCAGGACCGCTCCGACGAGAGCAAGTGTGAAG TGCGCTGCCCCCCCGACCAGTTCACCTGCTCTAACGGCCAGTGCATCGGCAAACACAAGAAGTGTGACCACAACTCGGACTGCACCGACAACTCCGACGAGATAGGCTGCt ACCCGACGGAGGAGCCACCGGCCCCGCCCAACAACACCATCGTGTCCATCGTAGGCGTGGTCATGACGCTGTTCGTGGTGGGCGCGGTCTACTTCGTGTGCCAGCGCGTCCTGTGTCCCCAGATGAAGGACGACGGCGAGACGGTCACCAACGACTTCGTGGTCCACGGCCCGTCCACGGTGCCGCTGGGATACGTGCCCCACCCCAGCTCGCTGTCCAGCTCGCTGCCAG GTATGTCCAGAGGGAAGTCGGTGATTGGCTCGCTGAGCATCATGGGAGGGAGCAGCGGGCCGCCGTATGACCGCGCCCACGTGACCGGAGCCtcgtccagcagctcctcctccaccaaagGGACCTACTTCCCCCCG ATCCTGaacccgcccccctcccctgctACAGTTCGCTCCCAGTACACGATGGAGTTCGGTTATTCGTCCAACAGTCCGTCCACCCACCGCTCCTACAG CTACCGGCCCTACACCTACCGCCACTTTGCCCCGCCCACCACGCCCTGCAGCACAGACGTGTGCGACAGCGACTACACGCCGGGTCGCCGGGCGCCGCTGAAGGCGGGCGGCGCCGGCGCCAAGGGCTACACCAGCGACCTGAACTACGACTCGGAGCCgttcccgcccccccccacgccccgcAGCCAGTACCTGTCGGCGGAGGAGAACTGCGAGAGCTGCCCCCCCTCGCCCTACACGGAGCGCAGCTACTCGCACCACCTGTACCCGCCGCCGCCCTCGCCCTGCACAGACTCCTCGTGA